In Daucus carota subsp. sativus chromosome 4, DH1 v3.0, whole genome shotgun sequence, one DNA window encodes the following:
- the LOC108216295 gene encoding uncharacterized protein LOC108216295, which produces MKLPEESGFDLLRDYNWSAKDTEFKIFEKKLMKEELDRCRKKTNAQIMFIAYTTGSFRVGFTMPGGYPQNREPDEEKEHMSCYLTHQL; this is translated from the exons ATGAAGCTCCCTGAAG aATCTGGATTCGATCTCTTAAGAGACTATAATTGGTCAGCAAAAGACACTGAATTTAagatatttgagaaaaaattgatGAAGGAAGAGCTTGATCGATGTAGAAAAAAAACCAACGCGCAGATAATGTTTATTGCGTACACAACTGGATCTTTTAGAGTCGGATTTACAATGCCAGGTGGATACCCTCAAAATCGAGAACCTGATGAAGAGAAG GAACATATGTCGTGCTATCTCACTCACCAGCTCTAG
- the LOC108215833 gene encoding uncharacterized protein LOC108215833, with protein sequence MAVSIAAPNKVRWGELEEEEDGEDYAYLLPPRQVIGPDHNGLKKVIEHKFNDEGHKVKITSTIRVRKLANARLSKRAVERRSWPKFGDAVHEDVGARLTMVSTEEILLERPRAPGSKEGEAKASGDALSQFGKAGAVLMVCRTCGKKGDHWSARCPYKDLAQPSETFNEQAPTSDAAAAPGATKGAYVPPSLRPGAERTTGSDMRRRTEENSVRVTNLSEDTREPDLLELFRTFGPVTRTYVAIDQKTGMSRGFGFVNFVSREDAERAINKLNGYGYDNLILNVEWAAPRAS encoded by the exons ATGGCAGTTTCAATCGCAGCTCCAAACAAGGTCCGATGGGGCGAGCTCGAAGAGGAAGAAGATGGAGAGGACTACGCCTATCTCCTCCCCCCGCGCCAGGTTATTGGGCCGGACCACAACGGCCTCAAGAAAGTGATTGAGCACAAGTTCAACGATGAGGGCCATAAGGTCAAGATTACCAGCACTATTCGTGTCAGGAAACTCGCCAATGCGAGGCTCAGTAAGCGTGCTGTTGAGCGCAGATCTTGGCCCAAGTTTGGTGATGCTGTTCATGAGGATGTTGGTGCTAGATTGACTATGGTTTCTACTGAGGAGATTCTTCTTGAACGGCCTCGCGCTCCCG GTAGCAAAGAAGGAGAAGCAAAGGCTAGTGGAGATGCTTTGTCTCAATTTGGGAAAGCAGGTGCTGTTCTTATGGTTTGCAGAACCTGCGGTAAGAAAGGAGATCACTGGTCTGCAAGGTGTCCCTACAAGGATCTCGCTCAGCCAAGTGAAACATTCAATGAGCAGGCACCTACATCAGATGCTGCAGCTGCACCAGGTGCTACAAAAGGAGCATATGTTCCTCCCAGCCTGCGACCCGGGGCAGAGAGGACTACTGGTTCTGATATGAGACGCAGGACTGAAGAGAATTCAGTCCGGGTTACAAATCTATCAGAAGACACTCGCGAGCCTGACTTGCTTGAGCTCTTCCGTACTTTTGGTCCTGTCACCCGCACTTATGTTGCCATTGACCAGAAGACTGGTATGAGCAGGGGTTTTGGTTTTGTAAattttgtgagcagggaggacgCTGAGAGAGCTATCAACAAGCTCAATGGTTATGGTTATGACAACCTCATACTCAATGTTGAATGGGCTGCACCGAGGGCAAGCTAG